The Triticum aestivum cultivar Chinese Spring chromosome 5A, IWGSC CS RefSeq v2.1, whole genome shotgun sequence genomic sequence TCAATCTTTTTCATGACCTGAACTGGAAGATTTAGTGTCGTCATGTAATAAATGGCAATGGCCGTGATGACCGACTTGACCAGTACCGCTCTGCCCGGAGCAGCCATTAGTTTGCCAAGCCAAGGGGTGAGCTGGGTAGCGATCTTATCTTCGAGCGGCTGGAAGTGGATGCGCTTCAGACCTTTAACCGATAGAGGCAAACCAAGGTATTTCATGGGGAATGATGAGCGGCTGGCCGGAAAGGAATGCAGGATATCATCAAGGTCTAAGTTTCCACACCGAATCGGAGCAACCAAACTTTTAGAGCAGTTCGTGGTCAAACTGGTGACCTCTCCAAACCGCGCAAGGGAGTCCGTGAAAAAATCAACGTCAGCTTTAATGGGCGCAAGGAACACGGCAGCATCATCCGCATAAAGCGAGGCACGGATCACCATGGCATTACCGCCAAGCGGGTGTAGGTCGCCTTGCTCAGTGGCCTTTCGAAGTATATGGTGAAGAGGGTCGATGGCGAGCACGAAGAGAAGAGGGGACATTGGATCTCCCTGTCTTAGCCCCTGGCCAAGCGGGATGGGGCAGCCAGGAACACCGTTGAGCGGAACTCGTGACGACACGGAGGACAGAAGGGCTGAGACCCAACCCCGAAAACGCGGAGGGAATCCCAGGTGGCTTAGCAGCTCAAGGAGGTAGTCCCATCTAACTGAGTCGAAGGCCTTTTTAATGTCAAGCTTGAATAGCAGAGCGGGCGTTCTGTTGCGGTGGAAACGCCTTGCCAGATTGCGCacatacatgaagttgtcatgAATGCATCTCCTTTTGATGAAGGCACTTTGGGCTTGAGAGACAAGATTATTCATGTGGGGGGGCTAATCGGTTGGACATGACTTTAGCTATAATCTTCGCAATGGCATGTATAAGGCTAATGGGGCAAAAGTCTAAAATATCCTCAGCACCATCTTTCTTTGGGATGAGGGCGACATCCGCAGAGTTTAGCCAGTGGAAGTGGGAGGCATGAAGATCAGAGAAGTGTCTAATGGCCATCATAATGTCCCCCTTTATTGTGCTCCAACATGACTTGAAAAAGGCGCCAGTGAAACCATCAGGACCCGGGGCCTTGTCCGCAGGCATGGCAAAGATAGCCTCCTTCACCTCCTCTTCAGAGATATTCTCATCCAAATCCCGAAGGTCACAATCAGGGGACGGTAAAATGTTCCAGTTGATATCAATATTGCGTGGAGGGCCTTTCTTGGCGATGTTCTTGAAGTGACGATGGATAATTTCTTCCTTTTGCGTGTGACCCGTGACCCAACCATTGTTGTGCTTGAGGCGATGGATGAAATTTTTTCTCCTACGATGGTTCACACGGAGGTGGAAAGAGCGGGTGTTGGCATCTCCCTCTTTCAGATTAGTGATTCTTGAGTTTTGCCTTTTCCTAGATTTTTTCAACACAGCCCATCCAATTATTTTCCTCTTTAGCCTTTTTGGAAGGTCCATTTCTTCAAGAGAAAGCTCTCTTTGTTCCTGAGCAAGATCAAGGTGTAGGATGACCTCTAGGGCCAGATGAAGTTGGACCTTTGCCTTTGCAAATAGAGATTTGCTCCAGGAACGCAATCTGTGGCTGGTGGTCTTGAGTTTATGGAAGAGCCTATGATATGGCTCCACATGTAAGGAATCTTCATTCCAAGCATCTGCGACAATTTTTTGGAAACCCGGCATCTTGATCCAGTGGTTCTCGAAGCGAAATGATTTGGGCTTCTTAGGGCCATCATCATTAGCAAGCAGTAATGGGCAGTGGTCCGAAAGCGAGGAGGACAAAGTATGTAGGAGGTGGGTGGCGAATTTGATGTCCCATTCTTCATTGCAAAAGAAGGCATCGAGCTTGCAAAGCGTGGGGTTGTTTCTTTCATTGCTCCAGGTGAACTTTCTATTCTAGAGATGTATTTCTTTGAGCTCACAAGTGTTTAGGGTGTTGCGAAAACGAACAAGGCGGCTACGATCAACATTTGTCCGGTTCTTGTCTCTGGCGCGGTAGATTTGGTTGAAATCCCCATTAACGAGCCATTTTGTGCCCGACGCCGGCTTTTGAGAGGTCAGCTCCGCGAAAAAACCATCCTTGTGGATGCTTCTAGTCGGCCCGTAGACCGTTGTTAGCTTGAAGGTTTTGGCGTCCGAAGTGTTGTTGATGGAGACAAAAGCAGAAAGGAAATATGTTCCAGTCTGCACATTGGAGATGGTTACAACACTATTATCCCAGAGCAACAAGATGCCGCCTTTGGTGCCCTCAGCAGGTCTTTGTGCAAAGTTCTTTAGTCTATGTCCTCCTAGATAGGCAGCAACAAAAGGGTCAATTGTATGAAGCTTTGATTCTTGGATACACACCAGATGACAGGAAGAGGCAGCAATAGTTGCATGGACTGTAGCTTGTTGATCAGGGCAATTTAGCCCACGAACATTCCAACACAGAATGGATAGATTTTGTTCTAACATGGCTTCACCAAGCTTACATCAGGACTAACACACACCCGGGGAAACAACATTAAACACATAGGTCTCGCCAGGACCGACAGCATCAGCATGCACAAGCATCTGAAAACAGGCGTATAACCAGCAGTACTAAGGTAGACTAACATGAGAAACTGGGCTACATCATGGAAAGGCAGCAGCATTCAAGCATCCGCCGCGGCAGGCTCGCTCAGGTCCGGGCCTCCTTCTCCCCCATGCTGGATGAGGGCATCTTCAACCGCCGAGGCGAGATCACAGTCAAGCTGGAACAGGGCACGCAAGGCCGCCACTGCCATGTCCGGCAGTCGCCCCTGGAACATCTCTGCAAACTTGACGATAGCCTCCTCAGTGACTTGCTGACCATCAGCAACGATCCCCATGCGGCGACATAGAAGTTGCTCCGCGAGTTTGGCAATTGGCATCTTTCTCTTCTTAGCACGTAGCCGGGGGCTCTGTCTCTGTAGCTGAAAACCAGACACTCCAGCTAGAGTCTTCCTGCGTGTAGTTGGGCGTCTAGGGGGAGTGGAGCCTGGAGCTGGAGTTGGAAGCAGCGCCGGCATACGCGGGATGAAGATGGGCGTGACAACTGCTTCTTCGTCTTCCAGCTGTTCTGGACGATCAGAGAGGACCGTTGGTGACTCGTTGTTGGAGCTGTTGGAGTTCGCTTCATGTTCTGCCTCCAAGCTTTGCTGATTCGATGCTGGCCTGCAGTTGCTGATGAAGGAGTTGTCTTCAGGCTGTAACTCCAAACGGGGTGGTGTTGGTGTGGCCAGAACAAATTCCGGTGTGGAGCTCGTTGTGGTTATCCAGAGCAGCAAGGAGGGCGAGGTCGGAGTTGGGGCAGGCGTGGCCAACACATCTTGCGTCGGCAGGAGCCTCTCGTTGCCGTCATGCCGGTCATCCAGTGTGAGGGAGGGCTGGACCTTGTTCACCAGGCCCGCGGTTCCACAGAGCCAACCCCAGCCATAAGCAGAGGTAGCGATCTCAATCACATCGCTGGACGTAGTGCGCGGAGAAGGCGGCAGCGAGCGCCCACGAGCCCGGCCCTCAGCAGGGCCCCCATCCGCCGCGCGCTCCAGGGAGCCGTTCCGAGCACGGCGCCGTCCGTAGCGCCCACGGTCTTCGCGGCGCGAGTCCTGGCGATCCTCGTCCGCGCGGCGCTCAGGCGCCCGTGACCTGCTGCGGAAGAAGCGGTCCCGCCAGGAGGTGGAGGACCGCGACCTGTCATTGTCGCGTCCACGACGATCTTCCCGGTCTCGGTCGTCATCTCTGCGGTGGCGTTCGTCGTCGTCAcggtggcgaggaggtggctcatgGCGGTCCCTCGCTCTATCCTCGCCGTCCACCACCCCAAAACGCCAGGTGAATGGGTCGATGAGTGGACGGCGCGGGATGTTGCCGGCGGCGTCGGGCGTGTAGTCTTCGATCCTGTCCAAGTGCACGATGGCGCGTCGGCGAGAGCCTCTGTGTCCAATGGCCGAGGACGGAGCACCTCCAACTCCAGTGGCAACCCGCGGGGCGATGGTAACATTCTGCACCTTGGGGATGGCCGAGGGATCAGCCGACCACGCCCACAGCCTGAGGCAGGAGGCGTCTTCCTGTCGAAGCGTGGCGACGTCGAAGTAATGGACGAAGGTGTTCGGCCCCGGCACTTGAGCCGCGACGGAATCAGACCAGGAGTTCAGAGGGATGCTCTCGATGCAGAGATGGACATGGTAGTTGGCTTGGATCACGTCGGAGTGGGAGTCCAGCTTCCAGTTGGTGGCGTGGATGTCTAGACCGTTGTGGCAGTGGCGTGGCCGAGGATCTAGTCGTCTTCTTCGATGAGAATACGCGAGCGGACGGGTGGGACGCACGACGATGGGGTGAGTCGGCGGCGGCATCCGAACTGCGATGTCCCCAGCGCCAGCGGCGTGCGCTCATCGGCATCCGCGGCGGCTGCGTTGGTAAGAAGTGCTCGTTGTGAGCGGCGAGGATAGCAGGCGGCGGGCGAGGCTGAGTGTGCGATCACGGGAGCCGATTAGAGAGGAAGAAAACAAAATGAGAGAAAATTACGGAGGGGATCAAGGTGATGCAGGGCTGGAGTTATTTTCTCCTTTTCCctcgtgggtgggtgggtggatggaTGGATTGTGCGTGGGGCAGAACATTTCGTCTGCTCGGCAGGTAAGTGCTACGTACACGCGTGGCATCCGGTTAGATTAATCCGAGCCATTAGAGCTAACTAAATGGGGTAATCTGGCGGTAGTAATCAGACTGGGTACACTTGACGGGTGGTTTTAAGAAAGAAaatgtttgctcttttaatagtagtacAAATAAAAACACTCTTTTTCTCAACAAATAAAAAAAACGCGCTCTCTCTAAAAAAAACAGTACATCACTCCAAGGGCTATAAATTTCTACATTTTCATGTTGTGAATTTATGATGTAAATTTGCAGATAATAGCTTCACAATCTTTGATTTATTTAAATATGCCTGCGTTTCCATTGTATTTGAATTAATTTTAAATCACGTAAAATGATGTGTACTATTATTGCATAAAGGCTATTTTGATATTGCATCAAATCATTTATTAGGCTTTAGAGTTCGCCCCATCTTAATTTTTTTCGTCCTCCGCGCACTGCTCTGTTGTGTTAACTattactagaagaacgcccgtgcgttgcaacggggccacattaactttaagagttcaatattaatcatgttaataatacatttaatattctcatacatatcaagtgacactgGCGACCTTTTTTGTCAATTTAGCAATGGGCTCAGTTGCAACGGGCTCTTTATACATATCAGACAATTCGCTACTAGTTAAACTACAACTATGGCTaccaatatttttttgtcaatttagctCAGCAATAGTGCCTGGCTTAATAGACTGCTTTGCATTCACCCCCTCAGAAGACAGAGAGAACCAACTCAACATGTCAGAAGATTAACGGAAATTTCATTTGTATGAACATATAGCAGGAGCACCAACACATAGATCAGCAGAGAGCAGAGCACAACATGCACACACTCGGGCCATCTATATCATACACACACAGCAACGCACACACGCATCACGCTGGCATACACATACAGAAAAGCAGGCACACGCGCATCATGCGCATTGGCCGGTGCGACGCATGCAGAGCAAGTACGTACGCACGGAGAGCAAGCTAGCAAGCACGCACGCGTCCAACCCCGCCGCTGCATGCGCTGGCAGAAGGTGAGGCAGCAAGGGAGACTGCACATTGAAGCTGTCCATGCAAGGCTGGAGGTGCTGGGCCGGCGACGGCGGTGTCGGGACGGCGCTTGATTCGTTCCCGGTGGCGTGGAGCTTGGGACGGCAACACGGCGGTAGCTAGTGCTCGGGGATGGGGGTTTGGGGCGGGGGCAGTCGACCCGATGGCTGGCGAAGTTAACGGGCTCGGGCGGCTGGAAattcggcgggtggcggcggcacaACGCGAGGATGGGACAGGCGGAAAACCTAGCGGGCGTTCAACTACCAATACCCACGCCTTTTTTTAGGAGAATTGCTTGTGAAAATAACGTGCGACGACgacttagcgagcggatccccttaaaaaagacatagcgagcaaattcccttaaaactggtaggaatggatacgattgatgacgttgataaatagtggtgaatgttggcctaatttactatcatcatgcatggaaacgaatcatcaagaaaaagaatacttcctattactacactcataggaagcttcctaatctctgctaccaaacagtttctgcccaaacaaggaaggaaagttatggacgtgatttggaaggaaacaaacgttatgaagattaattaatttaaatttgatctttagagattgattgtgattgattcttttacataaagacgttactaaataatttgcgtcagtatggaaagttctgatccgttcagtttttttcgttgtgtgagagggtgaagtgaaaataaaccgatgaagtgggggaggcgacgaaaaaaatctacgacggttaacctacgaaaaaaaccggacgaaagtggtgggacgaaaaaaaaaactggaagcgagactaccaactactCCATTAAAAGTAGAGAAGATATCATTTGTTTGGTTGTCTGTAATAATGGACAAGTATTGGGGAAGACTGAAAACAGCCGTTTTTACTCCCTGGAAGTTATATTAGAACtatggaaaataaaaaaattggtTTCCAAAACATTTTCATTAGATCAATTTCAATATAAAAAAGAAGGCGAAGTACTTACAGAAGAACCCATCATATAAGCGAGAGTATTACACCCGATGACAAAGATCTTGTTGTCCACTTCCGATATCCAGAAAGGTGTGCGGGTGAAGTCCGCCACTCCGTTGTAGTAGGTCATACCGCCAGTGGATTCGGAATAGCACTGCCACGAGATCGTCGTGGTGTTCATCCAGGCCTTGCCGTCTGGCACGGAGATCTTGGTCACCTCAAAATTCCCGCTAAAAGGTTTTATGGCGCCGTTGATGCTCGTGCAGTTGAGGTTAAAGCCGTTGTGGAACGCGCACTGCTTGCCGATGCCGAACGGGAACGGGATGTCGACTTCGCCGCACTTGGCCTGGCAGCCGGGACAGTGGGCTGCCGGTACATCGGCCGTGGCCAGcacccaaatcgcagaaaggcagAGAAGAACATGGCAAGAAAGAAGAAACCGAGAACACCCCAGCTTCATGTTTGCCGAACGGGTAGGTGTGGATGcatggctaaggacgaggtgacgatgcgcgtgggaaatggttccaaagtcgatgtgatcgcagttggcacgctacctctacatctaccttcgggattagtattagacctaaataattattatttggtgccagcgttaagcatgaacattatatctggatcttgtttgatgcgagacggttattcatttaaatcaaagaataatggttgttctatttatatgagtaatatcttttatggtcatgcatccttaaagagtggtctattcttattaaatctcgatagtagtgagacacatatttatagtgttgaagccaaaagatgcagagttgataatgatagtgcaacttatttgtggcactgtcgtttgggtcatatcgatgtaaagcgcatgaagaaactccatactgatgggcttttggaaccacttgattatgaatcacttggtacttgcgaaccgtgccttatgggtaagatgacaaaaacaccgttctccggtactatagagagagcaacagatttgttaaaaatcatacatacagatgtatgtggtctgatgaatgttgaggctcgtggcggatatcgttattttctcaccttcacagatgacttaagcagatatgggtatatctacttaatgaaacataagtctgaaacgtttgaaaagttcaaagaatttcagagtgaagttgaaaatcatcgtaacaagaaaataaaatttcagaTAGAAGTGTTGCAGGAATTGTTTGAACTCACGAACATACACCCAATCACTTTGAGTTGGAGGACCCCGCTGATCAGGAGTATCAGGCTTAGGTTCTGGACCAGTTTTTTCTAACTCAGTCTTGTAGTTGGGATCCTGAAGTGCATATTGCTCAAATGCCCTCTCAAATTTCTCAGCAGTCTCTAGCATTATAAATGTGGAGTTCCATCTAGTAACCACATCAACATTAATCAAACCTTTACTCGCTACCTTGCTAAGCTGCACACACTTTTTAAATAAATCCAATCTAGTTGGGGAGGCTCTCACAAACTTGATAGCACTTCGAATTCTATTTATTGGATGGCACATTATCTTTAGCCCATCTTGGACCACTAGATTAACAATATGTGCCACACACCTCATGTGAAGATACTGACTTCTTGCATGTGTACAACCCCTATTAGTCAAAGACCTCTTCATGTAGGCTAAGCAAGTGTCATTAGAACTTGCATTATCAACAGTAATAGTGCACACTCACTCAATGCCCCACTCAATAAGTAATTTTTCTAATGATTTCCCAATGTCATCCCCTTTGTGTCCATCTACCAAGACAAAGTTAATAATTTTTTTCTAAGATTCCACCCAGAATCAATGAAATGTGCAGTAAGGACCATGTAGCTTTGTTGTCTTTTTGATGTCCATGTATCAGTGGTGAGGCAAACAGTTTGACGTGATTCAATGAAATATTTTCTAAGCATAGCTTTCTCAACTTCATAAAGAGCAATGATATCTCTATACATAGTTGTCCTAGATGGTACAGTGAACCTTGGGCAAGCTTTAGACATGAACAACCTAAAACCTTATTTCTCTGCGAATATGAATGGAAGCTCATCTATCACTATCATGCGAGCAAATGCTTCACTAACTTCTTTCTCAATGTATTGCCAAGGAACCACCGAATTACCATCTTCGCTAACTTGGTAGGTAAGCTTGGACTGAGTGCTACATATGTGGGcaggattctttttgcaaatcttcAAATGGTTGACTAAAGAAGCAGTACCTGCCGATGCGGATTTGCAACCCAGTACAACATCACAGTAGTTGCAATTAGCATGATCAGGATCATCTTTCTGAATTGTGAAGTGCATCCATGCCTTTGACCTCTTGCGACTCCCCCCCACACTGCCAGGGGTAACATCAGGATCTATTGAGAGAGGTTGATCAACAGCAGAACCAGCACCAAGGTTAACTCTAACACTCTCGGACACCTGAAAAAATAAGTCAGGTAATTTTCATTCAGTATCAGTGACCATCAGCAGAACTAATACTAAAAGAGTTGCTGGAAAACTAAATAGGAAACACCCATGTTCAGTAACAAACTAGTGAAACCATGCATCCATCCATGTTCAGTAACTAAATAGGAACTAACACCACACATCCATGTTTAGTAAAAAAACACGCATCCATATTCTGATCCGGGAGATGAGATGCATGTTATTAAGTGTTCTGCTGCTGTATACAGTCTACTGAACAAGGGAAAAACATCCATCCATATTCAGTAACAAACCACGCATGAGATCTGGGAGATGCTTACCATCCGGGCGCGGCGGCTCGCTTCTTCCTCGGGCTCCAACGGCGGATGTGACGGAGAGCTTCACCACTGCAGCGGTTGTGGCGCGGAGCTTCTCCGATGTGGCGGATCTTGTCCTCCTCGGGCTCCCACGGCGGCTGCAGCGCGGAGCTTCCCCCGTGTGGCGGTGCCGGTAGGACGAAGCTTCACCTGCGGCAGGGAGGAGCGGGGCCCGATGGATGCGCGCGCCAGAAGCCCAGAAGAACCTGCGGTCGGGACGAGCTACGAGCTAGGGCGCCGCCGCCATGCTCTGCTCTGTGCCTGACCACGCGCGTGAGGGACTGCTGGACTGGTCTAGGGTTGAACGGGAATCGGGAATGAAAGGCCAGTTGGGCTGGGCCTGAGGCTGATTGAGGGGGTGTCGGGGGGAACTGGGAACGTGGTGTGTCACCGCTCTGTAGGCTTTTCTGGTTTTCTTTGGTTTAACTGAATTATTTCGGTTTTAAACCGAAAAAACCATATTGAATATGGTTTGCTATTTTGCAAACTGAAACCATAACCAGAACCTGAAAAAACCGTAATTTCAGTTCGGTTTggttttttcggttcggtttttggTTTTCGGTTCGGTTTTGCACAGGGTGAACCATACCACACCAACCATCGAaccaactcgtcttcttcctctcctcattTTCTGCCCTCCACCGGAGCTGCTGCAGGGATCTCCATTGCTTCCATCTCCTCCGGCTTCCCGCCATCCATGCGACCACCAGGCCGGGGCAGCAGATCAATCTCCACAAAAGGGTATTCCTACTAGCTCTTTGGGGCAAAACAATGTTTAACCAAGCATAATCTTAGCTCTGcttgcaaataaaaatagattgtaTTCCACCCACCAGCTCTGTGCTTCTGTGCTTGCAAACACACTCCCAAGTCCAACCATGAACTACCAGGCCCTAAATGTATTATGGAGGCCCAAATTACTAATGAACCGGACTAACCGAGACCGAAATTGAGTACTTCGGTGCTACGTTCGGTTTGCATATGTTGAAAATCGaactaagggggtgtttggttccagaGATTTTTTTGTGTTAGGACTAGAAATAGTCCTTAGCAAACCAAACAGGGTGGGACTTTTTTAAGAccttttgctaaaagtccttagaagcaccttcttgtgagtctttttcaaaaagtcctaggaactagaaaaagtcttaggactagagaaccaaacaccatcTAAGTTCGATGAATTCGGGTTTATCCCTCAGGTACCCGAGCAGACCAAAAACCGAGTAAAAGGTCAGGACCTGTGCGCCAGTTGCTAGCTACTCAAGTGCTTTAGGCTGGCCAcagtgggggtaacataaccggtaacatgcacttgggactagcaaacatgcttatgtggcacataattaaagaagagagagagagggttatagtaacataggtagataccatatcatgttaaatgctatgctactttgtgtcatgcatggcaataaatgtgatcatctatgatactccctccttccatctatatagggcctaatgcgtttttgaggctaactttgaccaaatgttagagaaataatatatggcatgcaacttatacaaagcacatcatcaaattcgtatgtgaaaggagctttcaatgatataattttcacattatgcatgtcatgtagtattaattttatcaatagtcaaaggtggtcttgaaaaacgcattaggccctatatagatggaaagaGGGAGTACTGGTTTATGTTACTATGCAttatggaggtagtatcatacactagtatcatatgcatgatactagtatatgttactccccattatgaccagccttataTGTGAACATGGACTCTATTTTCAGTACCCACTATCTGCCAAGTGCACGAGCCCCACAGCCGCATCGGGAAGAGGCGAACCTTAACTAGTAAGCTGCCGCCGCTATATAAAAAGAGAAATAATGTGGAGAagttctagtactccctccggtcctttttagtctgcatataattTTTGTCCAAAgttaaagtatctctactttgacctaacttatagaaaaaagtatcaatattcacaatgccaaatcaatattgttagattcattaaGAAATatagtttcatagtatatatatttgATATTGTGGACATTGATATTCTTTTATATAAATttagtcaaactttataaaatttgacttgacacaaatctaatacgTGAAGTAAAAATagtcggagggagtactagtacatCGGCTTAAATTTCTTGTTACTACATGGAGTACTTTATCTAGTGAGCCGCCATCGCTGATTGCACAGAGTAATAaagttaggctagtcatagtgggagtaacttagctagtaacatagcgcacttcaattttttttacttatgtggcaagtatttaatgtgaggtggtaacataatatgttatagTAACATAGCGCTtctcaagacaagatgagtctacaagctaataaataaagccatctatgacactactatcatattattttgcattatgaaggtagtaacttagactagtgtcatgcatatgacactagtctaagttactccccactatgaccagccttagacgGAGTAACAAATGACACTAGCCTTTAGTAGGTAGCTATAGTAGCCTATAAGCACTGTATATTCAGAATAAAGTAGTGATTGCTAGGCAGCGATTCCGGAGTTTATCTCGGTGCTGTTCGCTAGAACCGACGACCGAACCGAAATTTCGGTACACTGAATCTTAGGTTAGCTAATTTTCTATAGATCGATCAACATTTTGACAAAACCGAAATCTTAAATAGACCGAAAGACCGACCTGAACGGTTCGGTGGAACCGAACGCCCAGCCCCTAACTCATGAGAGTCCAAACCCGTGGTTGGATAATTAAAAAGGGGTTGTTCTCCTTAATAGCAAGGCATCAAGACTATTTTGGTTGTTATTTTGAGATCTCTTGTCAATTTTTAGATTATTTTTCCAACTTATAGGAACACAAACCAATAAAAGAGACCGTCCCAACTTGTACGTTCAAGTGCGAACCAATTtctggttggatggttagaaggacagTAATATCCCAACCCATCAAAGTTATGTTCCAGTGCGAACCAATTTATGATTGGATGGCTAGAGGACAAATCACACCAAAGTTTATGTCCTAGACTTGATATGGATGCTCgcattttttttaaatttatttcaaGCCTTCCATCAATGTGCGTTCAGGGGTAGGAGACGTTCCGTCGACTATGAAGACGTCTG encodes the following:
- the LOC123107188 gene encoding uncharacterized protein — translated: MPPPTHPIVVRPTRPLAYSHRRRRLDPRPRHCHNGLDIHATNWKLDSHSDVIQANYHVHLCIESIPLNSWSDSVAAQVPGPNTFVHYFDVATLRQEDASCLRLWAWSADPSAIPKVQNVTIAPRVATGVGGAPSSAIGHRGSRRRAIVHLDRIEDYTPDAAGNIPRRPLIDPFTWRFGVVDGEDRARDRHEPPPRHRDDDERHRRDDDRDREDRRGRDNDRSRSSTSWRDRFFRSRSRAPERRADEDRQDSRREDRGRYGRRRARNGSLERAADGGPAEGRARGRSLPPSPRTTSSDVIEIATSAYGWGWLCGTAGLVNKVQPSLTLDDRHDGNERLLPTQDVLATPAPTPTSPSLLLWITTTSSTPEFVLATPTPPRLELQPEDNSFISNCRPASNQQSLEAEHEANSNSSNNESPTVLSDRPEQLEDEEAVVTPIFIPRMPALLPTPAPGSTPPRRPTTRRKTLAGVSGFQLQRQSPRLRAKKRKMPIAKLAEQLLCRRMGIVADGQQVTEEAIVKFAEMFQGRLPDMAVAALRALFQLDCDLASAVEDALIQHGGEGGPDLSEPAAADA